A stretch of Cucumis sativus cultivar 9930 chromosome 2, Cucumber_9930_V3, whole genome shotgun sequence DNA encodes these proteins:
- the LOC101205695 gene encoding oleosin 16 kDa, with the protein MSDQSKPVSARTLYNSTSSSRQAVKFLTAATIATFFLVSSGFTITGTVLILILSTPILVLFSPILVPAVTVLVLSAAGLFFSATCAVAAVAALSWLYSYMTGDQPVGAEQLDFARDKIVEMAKDMKEKATTQEQS; encoded by the coding sequence ATGTCCGATCAATCAAAGCCCGTATCCGCCCGTACACTCTACAATTCCACTTCTTCCTCTCGCCAAGCCGTCAAGTTCTTGACGGCGGCTACAATCGCCACCTTCTTCCTTGTCTCTTCTGGCTTCACCATAACCGGAACAGTTCTAATTCTCATACTCTCCACTCCAATTCTCGTCCTCTTTAGTCCCATTTTGGTGCCGGCGGTAACTGTTTTAGTCTTATCAGCCGCCGGTTTGTTCTTCTCAGCAACTTGTGCGGTGGCAGCCGTAGCTGCGTTGTCGTGGTTGTACAGTTACATGACGGGAGATCAGCCAGTGGGGGCGGAGCAGCTGGATTTTGCAAGGGACAAAATTGTAGAGATGGCGAAGGACATGAAGGAAAAGGCCACAACACAAGAACAATCTTGA
- the LOC101219668 gene encoding early nodulin-93: MGIPSELRDSWVHRRNSFVIPSPAEDRKIANAKRCTQEGVRAGFKNASIACVASAVPTLVAVRVVPWAKANLNYTAQALIISAASIAAYFITADKTILECARRNSQLEDALRRQGS, from the exons ATGGGAATCCCATCGGAATTGAGGGATTCGTGGGTGCACAGAAGGAATTCTTTTGTAATTCCCTCGCCGGCTGAAGATCGGAAAATCGCGAACGCCAAGCGATGTACTCAAG AAGGCGTTCGTGCTGGTTTCAAGAATGCTTCTATTGCATGTGTTGCCAGTGCAGTACCTACG TTGGTTGCTGTTCGAGTAGTTCCTTGGGCCAAAGCAAACCTTAATTATACTGCTCAGGCACTCATCATTTCCGCAG CATCAATAGCTGCCTACTTCATCACTGCTGATAAAACCATCTTAGAATGTGCAAGAAGAAACTCTCAGTTAGAGGATGCCTTGAGACGCCAAGGATCATAA
- the LOC105434656 gene encoding uncharacterized protein LOC105434656 has translation MESRKLTVDADFATSVLCDDWNRKEEKSIISHFQFTVAYSEGSTSSIGSISSSSVCDEDALSSFSSSSSCSSLSSTSSLLSQSELREQQLPIKKGLSKFYEGKSRTFSSLSDVKSIEDLAKRENDYKKKDTRISPRATISKKHGRSSFATMLSKADTLL, from the exons ATGGAGTCTAGGAAGTTGACAGTTGATGCGGATTTTGCTACAAGTGTTTTATGTGATGACTGGaatagaaaggaagaaaagtcCATTATCTCTCATTTCCAATTTACTGTAGCATATTCAGAAGGTTCAACCAGTTCGATTGGATCAATATCGTCATCGAGCGTTTGTGACGAAGATGCATTATCgtcattctcttcttcttcttcttgttcgtCTTTGTCCTCGACTTCATCTTTGTTGTCCCAAAGTGAACTTCGTGAGCAACAACTTCCTATCAA AAAAGGGTTGTCAAAATTTTATGAAGGGAAATCACGAACCTTTTCATCTTTATCAGATGTGAAATCCATAGAAGACTTagcaaagagagaaaatgattacaaaaagaaagacacTCGAATTAGTCCCAGGGCTACTATTTCAAAGAAGCATGGAAGGAGCTCTTTTGCAACCATGCTGTCTAAGGCAGACACTTTACTTTGA
- the LOC101205459 gene encoding nuclear poly(A) polymerase 4, with amino-acid sequence MVGSDCSTGLPSVSHPVTNYGVTKPISLAGPMDADIHRNIELEKFLVDSELYESKEEAAKREEVLGRIDQIVKSWVKQLTLLRGYTEQMVEDANAVIFTFGSYRLGVHGPGSDIDTLCVGPSYVNREDFFIILHNILAEMEEVTDLQPVPDAHVPVMRFKFLGISIDLLYASISLLVVPEDLDISHGSVLYNVDEQTVRSLNGCRVADQILRLVPNVEHFRTTLRCLKFWAKRRGVYSNVTGFLGGVNWALLVAQVCQLYPNAIPSMLVSRFFRVYTQWRWPNPVMLCSIEENELGFPVWDPRRNPRDRFHLMPIITPAYPCMNSSYNVSTSTLRVMMEQFRYGNSICEEIDLSKAQWSALFEPYLFFETYKNYLQVDIIAADADDLLAWKGWVESRFRQLTLKIERDTRGMLQCHPYPIEYSDTSKPCSHCAFFMGLQRKEGLRGQGGQQFDIRGTVDEFRQEINMYAFWKPGMDIYVSHVRRKQLPTFVFPDGHKRAKPLRHEGQQVDTVCADMLQDQSGITEKGKKRKSDHEEEEKEKKQALISPPAEQSPMPEFFGGDPDGKWPSSKFANADCHLKVWSSFEQPVSRTDTNGNGTDIATLTKETGSTGDQLGLPAKEIEESSSRKEVPDLYKGSISTSKEALQIGTDRENVDGLAPNMNGSVQTVSIRTLLHWTKDVVRIDSESGNTYGEMTGGESTQVEFQPNCNTHNLSCKGNDSRTDPDLALDNGSVVTGRVSQNGQSKVLEPKISNQAVTEWS; translated from the exons ATGGTGGGTTCTGACTGTTCAACTGGGTTACCCTCGGTGTCACATCCGGTGACGAATTATGGTGTTACGAAACCGATTTCTCTTGCTGGGCCGATGGATGCTGATATTCACCGCAATATCGAACTGGAGAAG TTCTTGGTTGACTCGGAGCTTTACGAAAGTAAAGAAGAAGCTGctaaaagagaagaagttCTGGGACGCATTGATCAG atTGTTAAAAGTTGGGTCAAGCAATTAACCCTCCTAAGAGGATACACAGAGCAGATGGTGGAGGATGCAAATGCTGTAATTTTTACTTTCGGGTCTTACCGTCTTGGG GTACATGGACCAGGAAGTGACATAGACACTTTGTGTGTTGGACCATCTTACGTGAATAGAGAA gacttcttcatcatcttgcATAATATATTGGCTGAAATGGAAGAGGTTACCGATCTTCAACCGGTTCCTGATGCTCATGTTCCAGTAATGAGATTCAAATTTCTGGGAATATCAATTGATCTTCTGTATGCGAGCATTTCCCTACTGGTGGTCCCAGAA GACCTGGACATCTCTCATGGATCTGTGTTGTATAATGTTGATGAACAAACTGTTCGAAGCCTTAATGGGTGCAGAGTTGCAGATCAAATTCTAAGACTAGTTCCAAACGTTGAG CATTTCCGCACGACACTTAGATGCTTGAAGTTTTGGGCGAAAAGACGGGGTGTATATTCAAAT GTCACTGGGTTCCTTGGAGGTGTAAATTGGGCACTTTTGGTTGCTCAGGTATGCCAGCTTTACCCCAACGCAATTCCAAGCATGCTAGTTTCTCGTTTCTTCAGAGTGTACACCCAGTGGCGTTGGCCAAATCCTGTAATGCTATGTTCGATAGAAGAGAATGAACTTGGATTTCCTGTTTGGGATCCTCGTAGAAATCCTCGTGATCGATTTCATCTTATGCCAATAATAACTCCAGCTTACCCTTGCATGAACTCTAGCTATAATGTCTCAACTAGTACTCTTCGTGTTATGATGGAACAATTCCGCTATGGTAATAGCATCTGCGAG GAGATTGACTTGAGCAAAGCCCAGTGGAGTGCTTTGTTTGAGccatatttatttttcgaGACATACAAAAACTATCTACAGGTGGATATAATTGCAGCAGATGCCGACGATTTGCTAGCTTGGAAGGGATGGGTAGAATCTCGCTTTAGACAGCTTACCTTAAAG ATAGAGAGGGACACCAGGGGGATGCTGCAGTGCCACCCCTATCCTATTGAGTATTCTGACACGTCCAAGCCATGTTCTCACTGTGCTTTTTTCATGGGCTTGCAGAGAAAAGAGGGATTAAGAGGCCAAGGAGGCCAGCAGTTTGACATACGGGGAACAGTTGACGAGTTCAGGCAAGAGATAAACATGTATGCCTTTTGGAAGCCAGGGATGGACATCTATGTTTCTCATGTACGGAGGAAGCAACTGCCCACCTTTGTTTTTCCTGACGGACACAAGCGAGCAAAGCCACTTAGGCATGAAGGGCAACAAGTTGACACAGTTTGTGCTGATATGCTTCAAGATCAATCTGGGATAActgaaaaggggaaaaaaaggaaaagtgatcatgaagaagaagagaaggaaaagaaacaagcCTTAATCAGTCCACCAGCAGAGCAATCCCCCATGCCTGAATTTTTTGGTGGTGATCCTGATGGAAAATGGCCAAGTTCGAAATTTGCTAATGCAGATTGTCATTTGAAGGTTTGGTCATCTTTTGAACAGCCTGTTAGCAGAACGGATACCAATGGAAATGGCACAGATATTGCAACTTTGACCAAGGAGACTGGTTCTACAGGGGATCAGCTAGGGCTACCAgctaaagaaattgaagaatcTTCCTCGAGGAAGGAGGTGCCTGATCTATATAAAGGCAGTATTTCAACATCCAAGGAAGCTCTACAAATTGGAACGGACAGGGAAAATGTCGATGGGTTAGCACCGAATATGAATGGAAGTGTGCAGACAGTATCCATCAGGACTCTTCTCCATTGGACAAAGGATGTTGTGAGGATTGACTCCGAATCAGGAAATACATATGGTGAAATGACAGGGGGTGAGAGTACCCAAGTTGAATTTCAACCAAATTGCAATACACATAACCTTAGTTGCAAG GGCAATGATAGCAGGACAGATCCAGATTTGGCGTTGGATAATGGTTCTGTTGTGACTGGAAGAGTGTCTCAAAATGGTCAATCTAAAGTGTTGGAG cCGAAGATCAGCAATCAGGCAGTCACCGAATGGAGTTAA
- the LOC101219431 gene encoding receptor-like protein kinase HSL1, protein MSNPLVSLVKNMNIVTSFWTLAVPCKNKPHQALTVFKSRVYVNNMGSRHLLSYTVLHLSHSVTLLFWKGKKQSNQNRITIRKKHPKMSRISLPFLTTLLPVYLFYFIYIQFHASSQTVNVDQAILLDLKEQWGNPPSLWLWNASSLPCDWPEIICRDSTVIGISLRNKTITGKVPTVICNLQNLTVLDLSWNYIPGEFPEVLYNCSKLKYLDLSGNYFVGPIPQDVDRLQTLQYMDLSANNFSGDFPAALGQLSDLRTLKIYRTQCNGTLPAEIGNLSNLETLSMAYNTLLVPSPIPEDFRKLKKLKYMWMTKSNLIGQIPESLLELLSLEHLDLSSNNLIGSIPVGLFSLQNLTNLFLYQNRLSGEIPKSIRASNLLNVDLSTNNLSGTIPEDFGKLKKLQVLNLFANQLSGEIPGSLGLLPELKGFRVFNNSLTGGLPQELGLHSNLEALEVSMNKLSGSLPEHLCKNSVLQGVVAFSNNLSGKLPKGLGNCRTLRTVQLSNNNFSGEIPPGLWTTFNLSSIMLDGNSFSGELPDSLSWNLSRLAINNNKFSGQIPQNVSAWRNLIVFEASDNLLSGKFPDGLTSLPHLTTLVLSGNQLSGQLPTTIGSWESLNTLNLSRNEISGHIPAAFGSLPNLLYLDLSGNNFTGEIPPEIGHLRLASLNLSSNQLSGKIPDEYENIAYGRSFLNNPKLCTAIGVLDLPSCYSRQIDSKYQSFKYLSLILALTVTLLVIALLWIIILYKSYCKKDERCHPDTWKLTSFQRLEFTETNILSNLTETNLIGSGGSGKVYCIDINHAGYYVAVKRIWSNNELDKKLEKEFQAEVQILGSIRHSNIVKLLCCVWNENSKLLVYEYMENQSLDRWLHKKKKRLTSAAMNFLEQSVLDWPRRLQIAIGAAQGLSYMHHDCSPPIIHRDVKSSNILLDREFQAKIADFGLAKMLASQGEPHTISAIAGSFGYIAPEYAYTTKVNEKIDVYSFGVVLLELTTGREPNSGDEHTSLAEWAWQQYSEGKTITDSLDEEIKNPCNFEEMSTMFKLGLICTSMLPEIRPSMKEVLRILRQCSPPEACDRRKHAIEFDAIPLLGTPL, encoded by the exons ATGTCAAATCCATTGGTGAGTTTGGTAAAGAACATGAATATAGTTACCAGCTTTTGGACTTTGGCTGTGCCGTGTAAGAACAAACCACACCAAGCTTTGACTGTCTTTAAGAGTAGAGTATATGTTAACAACATGGGTTCAAGGCATCTACTTTCATATACAGTTCTCCATCTTTCTCATTCTGTTACTCTACTTTtctggaaaggaaaaaaacaatccAACCAGAATAGAATAACCATTAGAAAGAAGCATCCAAAAATGTCCAGAATTTCACTGCCATTTCTCACAACCCTACTCCCTGTTTACCTTTTCTACTTCATCTACATACAATTCCATGCAAGTTCACAAACTGTCAATGTAGACCAGGCCATCTTGCTTGATCTCAAAGAACAATGGGGGAATCCACCCTCTCTTTGGTTATGGAATGCCTCGTCCTTGCCCTGTGATTGGCCGGAGATCATCTGTAGAGACAGCACGGTCATTGGAATCTCTCTGAGGAACAAGACTATCACTGGGAAAGTCCCAACTGTCATATGTAACCTGCAAAATCTCACTGTGCTTGATCTTTCATGGAACTATATCCCTGGTGAGTTCCCAGAAGTTTTATACAACTGTTCCAAGCTCAAATATCTTGATCTTTCAGGAAACTATTTTGTGGGTCCAATACCCCAAGATGTAGACCGGCTTCAAACTCTACAGTACATGGACCTTAGCGCCAACAACTTCTCAGGCGATTTTCCGGCTGCGCTAGGGCAGTTGTCAGATTTGAGaactttaaaaatttacaGAACTCAATGCAATGGCACATTGCCAGCTGAAATTGGCAACTTGTCCAATCTTGAAACTTTGAGCATGGCGTATAACACTTTGCTCGTCCCATCGCCAATACCAGAAGATTTCAGGAAACTGAAGAAGTTGAAATATATGTGGATGACAAAGTCCAATTTGATAGGTCAAATCCCAGAAAGCTTATTGGAACTTTTAAGCCTTGAACACTTGGATTTATCCAGTAACAACTTGATAGGTTCTATTCCTGTTGGGTTGTTCTCTTTGCAGAATTTAACCAACTTATTTCTCTACCAAAACCGATTGTCCGGAGAAATACCCAAGTCGATTCGAGCATCAAACTTACTCAATGTTGACCTCTCTACGAACAATTTAAGTGGCACGATCCCTGAAGATTTTGGGAAGTTAAAAAAGTTGCAGGTCTTGAACTTGTTTGCAAATCAGTTGTCTGGAGAGATTCCAGGAAGTCTAGGCCTCTTACCTGAACTGAAAGGTTTTCGTGTATTCAACAACAGCCTAACTGGAGGCTTGCCACAAGAATTGGGTCTGCACTCAAATCTGGAAGCATTGGAGGTTTCAATGAATAAACTAAGCGGTTCCTTACCTGAACATCTCTGTAAAAATAGCGTCTTACAGGGAGTAGTTGCTTTTTCCAACAATCTTAGTGGCAAATTGCCGAAAGGGCTTGGCAATTGTAGGACTTTACGAACAGTCCAGCTTTCTAACAACAACTTTTCTGGTGAAATTCCTCCAGGTCTTTGGACTACTTTCAATCTATCGAGCATAATGTTAGATGGAAATTCATTCTCAGGTGAGTTACCAGATAGCTTATCTTGGAATCTCTCGAGACTGGcaataaataacaacaaattttcGGGTCAAATTCCTCAAAATGTGTCAGCTTGGCGAAACTTGATTGTATTCGAGGCAAGCGACAATCTGCTTTCTGGTAAGTTCCCTGATGGATTGACAAGTCTTCCTCATCTTACCACACTTGTATTGAGTGGTAATCAACTCTCAGGCCAACTTCCAACGACAATTGGTTCGTGGGAATCATTGAATACTCTAAATCTCTctagaaatgaaatttcagGCCATATTCCTGCAGCATTTGGTTCTCTTCCTAACCTCCTATACCTGGATTTATCAGGTAATAACTTCACAGGTGAAATCCCACCTGAAATTGGCCACCTAAGACTGGCTTCCCTCAACTTGTCTTCCAATCAGCTTTCAGGGAAAATCCCAGATGAGTACGAGAATATAGCATATGGAAGGAGTTTCTTGAACAACCCCAAACTGTGTACTGCCATCGGTGTACTTGACCTTCCGAGCTGTTATTCTAGACaaatagattcaaaatatCAGTCCTTTAAATATCTTTCCCTCATTCTAGCTCTCACTGTTACCTTGCTCGTAATTGCTTTACTATGGATTATCATCCTATATAAAAGTTATTGTAAAAAGGATGAAAGATGCCACCCTGACACATGGAAGCTAACTTCATTCCAGAGATTGGAGTTCACAGAAACGAATATCTTGTCAAACTTGACAGAAACCAATCTGATCGGAAGTGGTGGATCCGGCAAAGTGTACTGCATAGACATCAACCATGCTGGTTATTATGTAGCTGTCAAAAGGATTTGGAGTAACAATGAGTTAGATAAAAAACTTGAGAAAGAATTTCAAGCAGAAGTTCAAATACTAGGCTCAATTCGGCATTCAAATATAGTGAAGCTGCTATGCTGCGTCTGGAATGAGAATTCAAAGCTTTTAGTCTATGAATACATGGAAAATCAGAGCCTAGATAGGTGGcttcataaaaagaagaaaaggttaaCATCTGCAGCAATGAATTTTCTTGAGCAATCTGTCTTAGACTGGCCGCGGAGGTTGCAAATTGCTATTGGAGCTGCACAGGGCCTCAGTTATATGCACCATGATTGCTCTCCACCAATCATTCATCGAGATGTGAAGTCGAGTAATATCTTATTAGACCGTGAGTTTCAGGCAAAGATAGCAGATTTTGGGTTGGCCAAGATGCTCGCCAGTCAGGGAGAGCCCCACACCATCTCTGCAATAGCAGGATCATTTGGCTACATAGCCCCAG AGTATGCCTACACAACGAAAGTAAATGAGAAGATTGATGTCTATAGCTTTGGGGTTGTACTCCTGGAGCTTACAACAGGAAGGGAACCTAACAGTGGAGATGAGCACACAAGCCTAGCAGAATGGGCATGGCAGCAATATAGTGAGGGAAAAACTATTACTGATTCCCTTGATGAGGAAATTAAAAACCCATGCAACTTCGAAGAGATGAGTACTATGTTCAAACTTGGTCTAATTTGTACGAGCATGTTACCTGAAATACGACCTTCGATGAAAGAAGTTCTGCGTATTCTACGCCAATGCAGTCCTCCAGAAGCTTGTGATAGGAGAAAGCATGCCATTGAATTTGATGCTATTCCCCTCCTCGGCACTCCTCTATGA
- the LOC101219195 gene encoding histidine-containing phosphotransfer protein 4 isoform X1 produces MDSNLLHRQVAYTKRCLFEQGYLDRDQFTQLEELQDDTNPNFAEEIVSLFYNDSARLIRSIEQTMASKPTDFEKLDNDMHQFKGSSSSIGANRVTDACSQFREYCLAGNLEGCTRSFQQVKQEHEILKKKLDTYFQLVRQAGKG; encoded by the exons ATGGACTCAAACCTTTTGCACCGTCAAGTTGCCTACACGAAGAGGTGCCTTTTTGAGCAg GGTTATCTTGATCGTGATCAATTCACTCAGCTTGAAGAACTGCAGGATGATACTAACCCAAATTTTGCTGAAGAAATTGTGTCTTTATTCTACAATGATTCAGCCAGACTCATACGAAGCATTGAACAAACCAT GGCCAGTAAGCCTACCGATTTTGAAAAGCTTGACAACGACATGCACCAGTTCAAGGGTAGTAGCTCAAG CATTGGAGCCAATAGGGTGACAGATGCATGTTCACAATTCAGAGAATACTGCTTGGCAGGAAATCTTGAAGG ATGCACAAGGAGTTTCCAGCAAGTGAAACAAGAGCACGAAATTCTGAAGAAGAAGCTTGATACCTATTTCCAG CTAGTTAGACAAGCTGGGAAAGGTTGA
- the LOC101219195 gene encoding histidine-containing phosphotransfer protein 4 isoform X2 — protein MDSNLLHRQVAYTKRCLFEQGYLDRDQFTQLEELQDDTNPNFAEEIVSLFYNDSARLIRSIEQTMASKPTDFEKLDNDMHQFKGSSSSIGANRVTDACSQFREYCLAGNLEGCTRSFQQVKQEHEILKKKLDTYFQV, from the exons ATGGACTCAAACCTTTTGCACCGTCAAGTTGCCTACACGAAGAGGTGCCTTTTTGAGCAg GGTTATCTTGATCGTGATCAATTCACTCAGCTTGAAGAACTGCAGGATGATACTAACCCAAATTTTGCTGAAGAAATTGTGTCTTTATTCTACAATGATTCAGCCAGACTCATACGAAGCATTGAACAAACCAT GGCCAGTAAGCCTACCGATTTTGAAAAGCTTGACAACGACATGCACCAGTTCAAGGGTAGTAGCTCAAG CATTGGAGCCAATAGGGTGACAGATGCATGTTCACAATTCAGAGAATACTGCTTGGCAGGAAATCTTGAAGG ATGCACAAGGAGTTTCCAGCAAGTGAAACAAGAGCACGAAATTCTGAAGAAGAAGCTTGATACCTATTTCCAGGTTTGA